AATATATGCTTGCCGAGCCGAAGCGCTTCCGAGTTAATCTCGAAATGAAGGTCGTTTGGCGTACAATTATGGACCGATTCCACTTCGTCATCATGGATTAGAGCTTCCCACGAGCCGTATGCTTTGCGGATGGCATAACGTGCAGCTGTCGCCTCTGCTTTAGCGACCGTACTCCCCGCAATTGCAACAACCTCCACATGAGGGAGCCGCCGGAGCGCTTCCAGATGGAAACCCGCAGAAAAACCGGTGCCTATAATGCCGATCTTTATTTTATCCATGACATTTCCCTCCAGCGAAAAATATGCGAGAAACAAACCTGCAGCGGCGCGGCTGCATTACACTGCACTACAACGGAAAGCCTTTAGCCTTCTTTCGTATCGCTGCCTCCGGAATCCGAATCTCCATAGCTCTCGAGCGATTTCCAGGCGTCGGCATCGTCGAAACGGCCGGCATGCCGCTGGCGGTTTATTCCCGCTCCCGAAGGAGGCGGCGTCATAACTTGTTCTTCAACGGGCCGATCTTCGGCAATATTTCGGTCAGGCGTATGATTCTTGCAATATGAAGTGGACGGAATAGCCTGCAGCCTTTCGGACGGAATCGGAATTCCGCACACCTCGCAGCGGCCGTAGGTTCCTTTATCTATCCTTTCAAGCGCCAGGTTCACTTCATCAAGCTTAAGCTCAATCACTTTGTCAATTGCCATATCGCGTTCCCGGTCGCTTGTCTCGGTAGCAATTTCCGCTGGATGGTTGTCATAGGAGGAAAGCTCTCCGGTTGAATCCGTCATCGTTCCAAGCTCCTCGGAATCCCCGCTCAAACTGAAATGATTTTCCAATTGGCGCTTCTCTTCCAGAAGCTTATCCTTCAGCTGTCCAAGCTCGGATTCTTTCATCGTATTCATGCGATTTCCTCCTTGTAAGGAAATTCGGAATCAGATGATCCCGTACCTACTCCTTACCCGGATGGAGATGACACGCACCACTCGCCTCCAGTCCACATAACCTCGTCGCCTTCTTTCACGCCTGGGCTCACTTTTGCCGAAGGAACATGAATCTCCTTATCATCGATTACCAGCACAGCGGTATCCGGCTCGAAGCGGACTATAACGCCGGTTCTCTTGACCTTACATTTGTTATCCTGCATATCGGCTTGGATCTTTGCACCTCCACAAATTTATTGCCGTGATCCCAATTACGTCAGATCGATTTTGGTTATTTTCCCGGGCAGCTCGTTTGTCATAAAATCATTCAAAATCCTCGATGCGATCGACTGCTTGATTTGCAGCTGGTCGCCCGCCGACAATTGATCGAACGTCTTGGAAACCCGCTTCTCCACCTTCATGACATGATAACCGAAGGCGGATTTCACCGGATCGCCTGTTTTGCCTACAGGCTGCGTGTTTGCAGCGTCCTTGAACTCGGTTACCCAAAGCTTGGATTGCTGATCCTCATACAACCCGCCACTATCCTTCGAGCCGGGATCATCGGAATATTCTTTGGCTAGGACATTCCAATCTCCGCCTGCATCCAGGAGCCCTTTTACTTTCTGTGCGCGAGTCAGAGCCTCTTCATCCGTCCGCAGCTGCTTGCCGGTTTGCGGATCGGTTGTGGAGACAAGGATATGCCTTACCGAAACAACATTATAATCGGCCTTCGTTTTCTCGAATTCCGCCTGTATGAGGGCATCCGTCACTTTGCTCTCGATATCATTCATTGCGCCTGTGATCATCATGTAGAAGTGCTTGAAGTCGCCTTCGGACAAGCCTTCCTTGTCTGCGGCCGCTTTAATCTCGGGAGCCTGACTTAAATATGTCTTAACCTGCCCGAGAAACTCGTTCATCTTCGCTTCCTCTTCCTTCGTCATCACTTTCTCCGCGACCTTAGCATACAACAGTTTATAACCGATATATTCACGCAGGAACTGCTCCTTCATCTGCGGATCGCCCATGTAAGCTGAGGTTTGCGGATTCACGATGCTGAAGAACCTCGCATATTTATTGAACTCCTTATCCGTCACTATACCGCCCTGGTAGGTTGCGATAATTTTGGATGCGGCCGTTTGCCCGGAGACTGTCGAAGCGTTTGTTTTGATTTCGACGGTTTTCTGCTTCGCGTTCCAGCTGACGGTGGCGCCGACCAGCTTGCCGATGTCCTTAATATAAACATACGTTTTCCCTTCATAGGACAAAGTCGGATTGGTTAATGAAGACGCTTTCCCATTCACGGTGATTTTTGCGTTGTTGTTAAGCAGCGCCTTGATTGCCTGGATCCCGTCGTCGGCAAATGCGACGGAAGATACAGTGAGCAAAGAACCGAAAAGAGTTCCGATCACAAACGGTTTAATTGATTTTTTCATTATGTATTCCCCTTCCCGTTATTGAATTACAACTAATTATAGCATCATTGTCGCAGGAAAGAAGTGACTATCCTATCAACCGGAATAAGGGCAAGCGGTTCAGTCGTAAACCTAAGAATCGGCACTTTCGAGCAAACAACCGCTTACGCAGGTAACAGTTAATATCTTTGTTGTTATTTTTTAACATAAATGTCGTATAATTCAGCATGTTTGCAATTATTCACGATTGCATCTTCATGCTCATTATTTTATGATTAATCACGTTAATTGTTTTTGAAAGGGGAATATTCAATTGCATACCATTATGACAAAACGTTATAAACGTTTTATGCCGCTCGCGGGAATGCTGATTTTTCCGGTTCTTGGATGGCTGTATGCCTTGCTGAACCAACCGGGTTCCGAGGTGTATAACCTGATGACCGATCTGGATCACTCGATACCAACCGTCAAAGCGTTTGTCCTTCCTTATTCCATTTGGATTTTCTATATTTACGTATGCCTGATTTACTTCTTTACCAAAAATCCGCGCGTGTACATCCGGTGTTTGCTTACGTATACGATCTGCGCCCTTGCCTGTTACGCCATCTATCTTGTCTTTCAAACAACGGTTCCGCGGCCGGCGCTCGAAGGCTCGGACCCGATCACAAGTCTGCTGTCGTATGTATACTACCGCGATCAGCCGTATAACTGCTTTCCGAGCATTCACTGCTTCTCCAGCTATATGGTTATGAAAGCACTTCATTCGAGCTCGTTCCGTAATCGGATCAATCAAACCGTAATTTATGGAATGTCAGCCTTGGTCATTGTCTCGACATTAATGATCAAGCAGCATGCAATCATGGATGTTATAGCAGGAGTTCTTCTTGCCGATGTAGTGTACCGGATGCTCGCGGTTGTGGAGAGAAAGAGAAGCGCCAGCAAAGCTTCTCCGTCTCCCAGCTATAAGATGCTGGACTATTAAAGTGAATCCCCAAATTAAAAAAGTCGATGCTTCCCTTGTAGGGAACACATCGACTTTATATTAAGCTTATGCTTGATAATAATTGCGTATCCAGCGGTGAGGCTTCAGCTTCTCCAACTGCTCCTTCGGCAATCCCCGTCCGTCTCCCACCCGCATATTCCGTTCGACGTTGGCTACCGACCGCATGCCCGGTATAACCGTGGAAACAGCCGGGTGGCTGAGCACGTACCTAAGCGCTTTTTCCGCTACTTCATCCACTGCAATACCCAGATCGGTGGCGATTTGCCGGACCCGATCAAACACTTCCTGTTTGCGGTCGCCCCGGAAGTAATTATTGCGGAAATCGCTTTCCGCAAATGTCGTTTCAGGAGTAATCCTGCCCGTCAAACCGCCTTCGTCCAGCGCCACCCTGACGATAACCCCGACGTTATGCTTTGCGCAGGCCGGTAACAGCTGATCTTCGGGACTTTGATCGAAAATATTGTAGATAACCTGAACCGAGTCGACAAGCCCCGATTCAACCAGCTTAACCGCACTGCCCGGTTGATGATCGTTTATCGATACGCCGAAGAAGCGGATTTTGCCCTGCTCCTTCAATTTGCGTATGCCCTCGAGCCAGTCTCCCTGGTCAATCCATTCATCCGACCACACATGAAACTGTTGGACGTCGATTGTATCGAGTCCGAGGTTGCGCAG
This is a stretch of genomic DNA from Paenibacillus sp. sptzw28. It encodes these proteins:
- a CDS encoding TraR/DksA C4-type zinc finger protein translates to MNTMKESELGQLKDKLLEEKRQLENHFSLSGDSEELGTMTDSTGELSSYDNHPAEIATETSDRERDMAIDKVIELKLDEVNLALERIDKGTYGRCEVCGIPIPSERLQAIPSTSYCKNHTPDRNIAEDRPVEEQVMTPPPSGAGINRQRHAGRFDDADAWKSLESYGDSDSGGSDTKEG
- a CDS encoding DUF3006 domain-containing protein, producing the protein MQDNKCKVKRTGVIVRFEPDTAVLVIDDKEIHVPSAKVSPGVKEGDEVMWTGGEWCVSSPSG
- a CDS encoding peptidylprolyl isomerase, whose translation is MKKSIKPFVIGTLFGSLLTVSSVAFADDGIQAIKALLNNNAKITVNGKASSLTNPTLSYEGKTYVYIKDIGKLVGATVSWNAKQKTVEIKTNASTVSGQTAASKIIATYQGGIVTDKEFNKYARFFSIVNPQTSAYMGDPQMKEQFLREYIGYKLLYAKVAEKVMTKEEEAKMNEFLGQVKTYLSQAPEIKAAADKEGLSEGDFKHFYMMITGAMNDIESKVTDALIQAEFEKTKADYNVVSVRHILVSTTDPQTGKQLRTDEEALTRAQKVKGLLDAGGDWNVLAKEYSDDPGSKDSGGLYEDQQSKLWVTEFKDAANTQPVGKTGDPVKSAFGYHVMKVEKRVSKTFDQLSAGDQLQIKQSIASRILNDFMTNELPGKITKIDLT
- a CDS encoding phosphatase PAP2 family protein, whose protein sequence is MTKRYKRFMPLAGMLIFPVLGWLYALLNQPGSEVYNLMTDLDHSIPTVKAFVLPYSIWIFYIYVCLIYFFTKNPRVYIRCLLTYTICALACYAIYLVFQTTVPRPALEGSDPITSLLSYVYYRDQPYNCFPSIHCFSSYMVMKALHSSSFRNRINQTVIYGMSALVIVSTLMIKQHAIMDVIAGVLLADVVYRMLAVVERKRSASKASPSPSYKMLDY